The Equus asinus isolate D_3611 breed Donkey chromosome 14, EquAss-T2T_v2, whole genome shotgun sequence genomic sequence ACGTAATAAAAGTGGCTAGAAACTAATTTTCCTGAGAATTGGCCCATATTAAATGACctgtttttcttaagattttttccAAAACCTATTTTAAGATGTATtaaaaaggggccggcccggtggcacagtggttaagggcacacattctgcttcgatggcccgggGTTTGAGGTTCGGGTCCCaagtgtggacgtggcaccgcgtggcaagccatgctgtggtaggcgtcccacatatagagtagaggaagatggtcacggatgttagctcagggccagtcttcctcagcaaaaagaggaggattggcaacagatgttagctcagggctaatcttcttcaaaaaaaagatgtattaaaaatatatttaggaatCCTTCCATTTCAGGAAAATGTTCATTCTTAGTACATTTCATTcagatcaataaaataaatgtaagattTGAAATAATTTGGAAAGTTGATGTGAGAGAACTGTCAAGAGAAGTTAATTAGATTTGACTTGCAAACTTAGAAGGTATTTGTTTTGAATTGTAGCTGGAATCCACACTTAGGAGAATTGCACCTCTTAAAAGTTCTCAACGccagaaaacagaaattataattatgtgtGGCAATGGATGTTGACTTATTGTGCAAGTGATCATTTTgcgatatatacaaatatcgaatcattatcttatacacctgaaactaatgttatgtcagttatatctcaatttaaaaaaaaagattcccgACCAATGCAActgtgttggggccggcccggtggcacagcagttaagttcgcacgttccgcttcagcggcctggggttctctggttcggatcccgggtgcggacatggcactgcttggcaagccatgctgtggcaggcatcccacatgcaaagtagaggaagatgggcatggatgttagctcagggccagtcttcctcagcaaaaagagaaggattggcagcagatgttagctcagggctaatcttcctcaaaaaaaaaatttaaaaattaaaaaattaaaaaaaatttcatcttcTGTTTGTATATTGCTTTATActgttcaaatatatttttatcagtTATATAGAGTAATGGTCACAGTTCTATCAATAAAGAGTTTTCTGTGTGCCCCATAGATacgtctatatctatatctgtccTTATTTATAAACTATATATTTTGCTCCACCAAAATATCGTATAtatgataaaacagaaaaagtaaagagGGGGACAAGACAGCAATGGAGTAGGAAAAGATATTCTGATACTTGCCCCCGTGCTTCTTGAGGTGGGGTCACCCCATTTTATTGACTGCTGGACTAGATTGTGTGAAGGATTTTTCAGAGTGTGCGTGTAGCTAACTTAGCGGTTTGTGCAGGAAATGTGTCTAACCACAGTCTTTCTGGAGCGCTCAATGCACTTGGCGTCTGTGACACGGAGTTTTCCCAGGGTGCTTTTGAGTCTTAGTCCTTGGTGGCTCTGGTGGCCCCTTGCCCGTCTGGTCTTTAGATCTTGGAGATCCCGGCCCTCTGTACCTTCTTTCCGTCTTCTCTCTTGATGTGTTATACAAGGGCCATCATTTTATCTACCTCCCGAAAGCTGGTGACTTCCGAATCTAGGTCCCCCGCTCTGACGTCTCTCTTGAGCTTGATTAGTCCAGCTGCTGGCGGCGTCCCGCAGTGAAACTCCGCACGTCCGTCTGCGCCCTGGGACTTCCCCCAGGCCTGCTCCCCCTCCCCGTTTTCAGTTAGTGACACCTTCAGTACCAGAATCGACAGTCAGAGCAACCTCACCTTTGACATCTAGTCAGTCCCGACGTTAAGAAGATACTTCCgttcctctctcctctttgttctcccagcctcccttcttTGCCCTGCGCTCTTGGAATAGCTTCCTAGTTGCTGTGTCTAATGTGGTTCCTTTCCAGTCTGGCCACCTCACTGCAGCTGGAGTGATTAATCTAGACTGCAAATCTAGCCAGCGTTTCTGGGCTGAAAATTCCTCAGCAGCCGTCCGTCACCTGCTGAGTGAAAGCCACGCTCCTTGTAACCGCGGCCTGTGCCTCTTTGTCAGCCCCTCAGTGCCTTCCACTTCAGCTTCCAATAATACTTATTTGCTGTATTTTCTTCCCAGTATGCtctctctgattttttaaaacattgaacaCAAGTTTAGAGTCATATAGCTTACAGAGTCTCCTAGTTCCGTGAGATGATTTCAGAGAAACAGCAGTTTCCTGCTGCCCATTTCTCCATCCCCGTGGCCAACCACTTTCAGCTCTCGCTGGTTCTCTTGGTGTCCACTTCTCTGTCTCTAAATTACTGCTTATCTTGTTGCTTCTCGACTTTTCACTTAGGCTTTGTCTGTGTCTCACTGTGGGAGATGAGATGTGAGCTGTCTTTTGCCTGGCTTCTGCCTCCCGTACCCACATTtccatctctcctccttcccagtAGAGTTATTGCATTTTAGATGGCTGTTCCTTAGGATAGCTTCTTAGAAAAATTACTGaatatgatttatatatttatttttcatctattaaTGTTCTGGGGCTATGGctgttttttaaaggaacatgTGTCAGAGACTTTTTAACTTATCAATTAATGACGGAACTAGTAGAATGTTCTAATCAGTTTAAAAGAGAATttagaccacacacacacacacacaatatcaGGAATGCTAAAGTGAATTTACAAATGTAAAACTGGTCAGCATCCACAGGGCAGTCATCAGTTGCATTCCTCtggatgaaattaattttcatttctttggacaGGAAATGGTTCGCCTTCCTCTTAAGGTTCCCACAGCTCACAGGATTGTAGAGCAGCTCAGAGGCAAAGGTGCAGGGCCCTGTAGAATTAGGTAACCCAGAGGATGCACTGGACAGCACAGCCAGTAATCTTACTTTTTGTCCATTTCAAAGCTTTTCACAGTTTTTGTGACCTCTTCCCCATTTGGCACATAGCAATGTCAAAGCTTATTCTTGGTCACAGAAGGAGACTGGTCTCACTAGGTTTGCAGGTGCAGCAGGGGTGCTGACCAGATGGGCCATCTCGAGTTTGCTCTTGAACAACTGCTGACATCACAAAGCAACTTCTGTCCAGAAGTTTTTATGGAGAATCTCTTGCAAACACTCAATTATTTGCTAGTCTGAGAGTGGGGAACTAACTCCAAGAAGCTGTCTCCGCCATATTTTTACTTGCAGTACCTATGAATTTTGGTGAATTCTTCCCTTATCGAGGCTCCAGAATTTGCTGAGCTTCCTGACCTGCCAGCGAGagatcttccttcctcctttaagGCTGGGGTCTTGTGTGCCAGGACCCCTCCAGCTGCTTCTCCTGGGAGGGCTTTGTAGAGATTGGATCCATAAGTAAAGTTGACCTTGATTGCTTAAAAGTGGCTTGTCACACCTGAGACACAGAATCGTTTTCAAATAGGACACTTCGGGTAAGGCCTTGGTTGCGTAATTGAGTCACACAATTCTGTCCCATTAAAAGGACAGATTTTTATTGAACCTATGCAGATAATTATGTTGCTGTGAAAAGTACAAAGCCtaagaatgtttttttaaaatttttaagtattattaGGAAATGCTGCATTAATAAAGTactgttctttttgttgtgatctcTAATTGGTAGGTTGTCGTCCTGTTTTCTATCAAACTGTAGGGATCcttgggaccagccctgtggcacagcgattaagttcgcaccctctgctttggcagccccgggttcactggttcagatcccgggtgtggacctatgtaccgcttgtcaagccatgctgtggcaggcatcccacatataaagtagaggaagatgggcacagatgttagctcagggccagtcttcctcagcaaaaagtggaggattggcagcaggtgttagctcagggctaatatgcCCCCCCCCGAAAAAAAGTAGGAATCCTTGGTACCAGAGACTATTAAAGAGATCTTGACATTTGTTAGAAAATATCCGATGTGTGTAGACTCTCTTGAGACTGTATCTTCATTATAACACTTTAATTTGATTATGTTTTTCAGGTTCACATCGAGATCCATTGAAGGCCGTCTGCTGACTGACAAAGGCGTGTCCTCAGGCTCACTGCATCCGAGAACACACAGCATGAGGGACGGAAGAGGGACTCTTGGCACCTGCCTTGCAAAAgtgaagggagggggagaggacgTGGCCACACTATTACGTAGACTTAGAAGAACACAGAAGGGGGGCCCCCGCCCATCAGGTGATGTACCTTCCTGGGTGATTAAGCCTGCAGTTGATGTCAATGGAAATTCACAAAATGAGGAGATGAAAtcattggaaatgaaaaatgatcCGAGTGAGTTCAACCTCTTGTCTCACCATGGCAGCAAAGTGCTTCCATCTTTGGAAGAATCATTAAGGAGAAATTCAGCTTCCGCAGCGGCTCAGAGCAAGATTGTGGATCTGTTCTTTGCGCCTGTAGAAGAGCGTTTTGCTTGGGTGTCCTGTGGCGTTGGGGAAGCTCTGGTGAGGGACTGGCTGGGAGGAGGGCCCAGGGCCACTGACGGCCACAAAGGACGGTGCCACAAAGGAAAGCCTTGGGAGTCAGGACTACCATGCCATCAAGAACGGTCAGAAATGGGGATTTCTGAGGATGCACCGCCCAGTGCTATTCTTGAGGGGCTAGGCCCTGAGTTGGAACTGTCTGGCCTGCATTGCACGCTGTCTACACTGCTGCACGCGTGTCCTGAGATATTCCTGAATGATGAGACGAAACCTGTTTTCCTTGGCCATTCAAAGCCCACGTCTTCAGAGCAAACAGTAGAAGACAAGAAAGTGCTTTCGAGTGTAAAAAGTCCCTCATGTGGTCTGCAGATGACACTGGGCTTGCTGGCTCTACAAGCTTTTGAGTTAGCAAAGCCGTCACGCCATAGTTAAGGTACAAGCAGAACAATAAAAATAgtgagattaattttaaaaattgtcctaGAATGATTTCTTTCGCATTAAATCTGGCTGCAGACAGTGCAGCCGTGAAGTTCTGCTTTGGTTTATGTGACCAGACAGAATTCAAGTGAGTGGAATTTAAACTCATGGAGAGCTGGTTGATGTGGAAGGAGATGttgagaatgttttaaaatgtgcttaAAGGACGTTCAGGATTGGGAAACCATTTCCTGGAAAACGTTAATAAGATCCCATTATAAATATCAGATTAGAACATCAAGATTTAACATAAAGTTCTTTGTGTATCTTCAACACCCGGTCTAAAGGGCTGCTGACCCAGATACCGTGTCTTCAGACTGTCTCTGACCATCTACCGGAAGTGCGTATTCGTAAAAGTCAGCCCCTCGGTACTTGCTCTGAGCCTTGCTGAGTTGCTGGTAGGCTGTTACCATTTCTGcgttttgtaaaataattttggtCTGCAGCaaatcttgatttcttttctcacatCCCTTTCCTTCCGCTTGAAATGTGGTTTAAATGGAGGCTCTACGGTGAAAGTTGCAATATTAAACTTACTTTTAGAATAGTCCTTCCTCAAACTAGGAACCCTAGCAGCGTTGCCTGAGAGAAAAACGAGCTTGCGACTCTGCCGCAGCTCGGTTAGAGAGAGGCAAATCGAGTATTTCCTTCTAGAAAgtttccaggttctaggaattgAGGTAACTTTTACCCTGAGATTTTTCTGAGGTGTCCCCTTTTGTTGATACCTTCGATAAACGTCACTTCAGAGTGTAAGTTTTTAAGGAGTCCCGAAGTAAGACTGAAAACAACCACTTTTGGGGTTACTGATTGCATCTGTCAGTTTGTGTGCTGAATATTACTACACCGTGTGCTATTTTAGTgttttgggaaaatgaaaaataaaatctgttctttagcataataaatattttatgtgtgtaGTCGTGGTTCACCTTGTCTTTTTATTAACGCTGTCttcctaatatttaaaaatctttcagcGCCAGTCAGAGTAGGTTGCAGATTTAGACAATTGGAAGCAGAGCCTGAAAAACAAAATGTCTAAAGCCGGGTCGAACTCAGTTCTCACTTTCGTCCCAGGATGTGATGAAATCGTGTCCTGTGGTCCTTAGGGTGGTGCTCGTAGAGTCCCCGAGTAAGAGTCCTCGAGAGAAAACCATCGCCAGCCAGTCTAAAGGGACAGCGTCCTGATTGAGCAATGAAAGCCCTGGCTAGTGGACACTCTGTTTGGGGTCACTGACATTGTGAAAGGAGACGAGGACACATTTCATGAGAGCTGTTTTCTCGTTAAGtccttctgcccccaccccaccctcctttggtggtggtggttgttttaaaCTAAGTCTCCTCCTCTGAGATGGAACTTTCCATGACTCatcaacttttatttcctttgttttgtaaattGCAAGTATACGCGTTTTCAACCAATTGCAAAGAACAAATACGGAATTCTCTATTTGGCATCAGATGCTAAATTAATGTGAAATGTCCTCATGTGGTTATATTAGAATAAAGTGTGTTTTTTCTAAAAacagctttggggagaagttCGCATTCACTTTTTTCTTCACATTAACTTCTTAATTCACATGTACTTTGCTGCACTTTTTCCCTTTGGTGCTCCGTTGTGTCCAGTTCCTGTGTGAAGGTGGCCTCTCCTGTGGAAGGTCCCAGGGTAGAGAGGTGATGATAAATGTACCATATAAAGCTTTATgagtttgcaaaataagtctataaacatttttgtttttcaggcaGTTAGTACAGAAATAAGATATTCTTTCGGATAAATTAAATTTCCATGATTGAATTATAAAAGGGATCactcatttgaaatattttaggatGTATCATTTTGGCAATGAAAACTAAGggaaacttattttaaaagtccTTAAGTGTATgtgcattttcttcttcctttttgcctTTATGTATTCTCCTCTTAAGGGTTGAACAGCACAagcattttaaatttagaaagtgTATGGTACAAAATCTTGGATTTGGTTATTCACATTTGGAaatcatcacttttttttttagcgTTGGAATGAATGTTGAGGTCTTGAAGTGATTATGAAGTTGCAAGCCTGTAGAGAATAAAAGTGAAGGAACTCTTGCGTTTAAATAGATCCTTCTTATATGACTATGGATTTTATAAATAGGAAGTGAGACGTGTATTTTGGAGCTCGGTATGAATCCTGTGTGCTCTGAAATTCGTATGGACCGTTTGCTGTAATTTCATATGGAATAAGAAATATGCTATAGAATTCCCTCTACACTGCCCCTTAGATAACttttaaattctcctttttaaaccttccaaggagaagaaatagaattACGGGGGCATCTCCTAAACCATTTGAACTCAGAGCTGGAAACTGTGCTCTTCAACACCAGCGAGTGGTGGAAGCTTTGAAACGCATCCATCCAAGCGAGAATATGGTCCATGTAACGTTTTGAAATTAGAGCCCTAAGTAAGACTTAAGAGTAATGGTTACTTCTACTTGGCTCCCCTTTGCTtccaaaatattctcttttttccccaattttattTTGATCAAAACTTGATTAATCATATTAAAAACATCGCTTTACTTCCATTTGCACTATTCATTGAGCTGAATATTTGCATGACTGAAATTTGACCAGAAAAAAGTGTTTGCAGAGAGGCTTGCTGCTTGGGAAAGGTAATCTTCACGGGATcaacttgtctttttcctgaaacAAATGACCTTGCTTTATGGAGACGTTTTAATGGAAGGGTTTGCGTTGAGCAGGGAGGGCGCGTCAGCCCCGCCAGATCAGACGTGCTCATCCTCGTGTCCATGGCTCGTGCCCTTTTGGTCTGAGGAGTCCTTGAGCGCTCGCTTTTCTTCTGGGCAACAAATCGGTTATTTAAGGAGCAAGAGCAGACATTGCTACAGTTTTGCTCTGGCTGTATTTTGAGTAGATTCTTTACGgttaattttgttaattgtttagATACTAGCAATGTAAGGAATTTTTCTGCAGTCGCGTGCCTCACCACAATATTAACGGAGTGGAATTCTCCAATTCACTTTAAGCCTTTTTGTTCGTTCAAGGCAGTGGCCTTAACCTGTTTTCCCTTCCCCGTCTGCCCACTCAGAGTTCCGTTTCTGCCATCAGGAAACAATTGAGTAACGTGTTTGAAGATTGGAATTAGGCTCTGTTTTCCAATTCTCGAAGCTTCTGTTACACTGAAGTTCACGAGCGCTCCGCACTGCCGCTCATTTCACACGACCTGGAGAAGGCCGTGTGTCTGTCAGCTCCCTCAACTTAACGTGCTGCATccgagttctccagagaaacgggACCCACGGGATATGTAGGCTTAGCTCCAAACGTGAGATTGATTATGGGAATTGGCTCGCACGGTCATGGAGGCCGGAGTCCCACCATCTCCCCTCTGCCAGCTGGAGACCCCCGAGAGCCGGGGGCGTAATTCAGTCCTGGGCCAACGCCTGAGAGCCATGCAAGCTGGTGGCGTCAGTCCCAAAGCCAAAGACCCGAGAACCAGGAGCGCCAGCGTCCGAGGGCGGGAcaagatggatgtctcagctcaagcaaGGAGCAAACTCACCCtttctccacctttttgttctcttcagccCTCAACTAATTGTATGTTGCCCACCTGcgttggtgagggccctctttgCTCAGTCTACGGATGAAAGTGCTAATCTCTGCTGGAAATATTCTCCCAGACGCACCCAGGAATAATGTTTGACCAGCTCtgtgggcatcccttagccctgTCAAGTGGACATAAAATTAGCCACATTGCGTAGCTACCTCTGCAGCTGAGCTCTCCGATGCCTTAGTTCGAGCTTTCTGTCGGACGTCTAAGGGGATCTCATACCTAGGACATAGTGCGTACGATTTGAGGTGTAGGGAAAGCACTGTTTCTTGTCACTCCCCCCGACCCCCCAAAGATAAGGACTCACACTTGTTCAGAAAAACCTATCATATGAGGGTGATGTGAGAAGAGGGGAGTAGGTTTATTTTCAATGCAGTCACTTTGTTCTCTGTGTGGCAAGCGCAAGCATACACGTGTCCAAATTCACGTAGAAATTGAGACTGCAGCGATAAGGGAAACAAACTCGTTTTCCAGGCTGTGGTGCCTTTGGGAGAGTAGGTTGAGGTGATCCCGGCTCCCTGCGTCCAGGTGAGTAGCGGGCAGGGTTCATTGTTACTGTTCACGCTTCCTGTTCCGCTGCGTAAAGTCAGGGCTTGGCAGATACgtgaatttaaaaacatttaaacatttgGAGTGCCTGTTAAAATTAGCTTCTCTTCTCCTGTGTTAGGGATCCTCTAACGAGAATATCTTACCAGATGTCTCACTTTGGTTCCGTGTAAATACTGTGTATTTGGGTTGAACGTcttctgctctctgggcctcctctTTGTTCCCTGTGTTTGTCACGCGGTCTCTACAAAGGGTCGTGGAAGATTGGAGTCAGTGGTTTTGGTTTTAAACACTTCCCTCATTTAATATGGTGAATATTACAccaaaaatgactttatttttctgtcgGCTTTCTGTAGGTAACAATGAGTTTGTCTTTTGGCCACGAAAGTGGTGACATATTAGGGCTGAGCTTTCAGACCTGACCTTGACGATGTGTGAATTTTGCCCTTCGATCCTCAGATTCATAGCAGATGGTggctttggtttttattttattgggaggaggaagggggatcCGGAAAAGCGGATGACAATGCCTAGTTCATTCTGGATGAGATCATTCAGGCCAAGGGCCCAGCCCAGGTAAGTAAGAGACAGTCAGGCTTAACTTCTGTGGTGGCCCCCTTCCTAGTGGGAAAATGCAGTGCCTTTTTCATAGC encodes the following:
- the FAM220A gene encoding protein FAM220A — protein: MRDGRGTLGTCLAKVKGGGEDVATLLRRLRRTQKGGPRPSGDVPSWVIKPAVDVNGNSQNEEMKSLEMKNDPSEFNLLSHHGSKVLPSLEESLRRNSASAAAQSKIVDLFFAPVEERFAWVSCGVGEALVRDWLGGGPRATDGHKGRCHKGKPWESGLPCHQERSEMGISEDAPPSAILEGLGPELELSGLHCTLSTLLHACPEIFLNDETKPVFLGHSKPTSSEQTVEDKKVLSSVKSPSCGLQMTLGLLALQAFELAKPSRHS